A genomic segment from Pseudosulfitobacter sp. DSM 107133 encodes:
- a CDS encoding type II secretion system F family protein, whose product MTPIIVYFVLSFLTCLILGFSGLMLLDRSRRLRRARLVRFSSDHPGRATARVMRRLDALQNTEKDGLRHTKGGVVGLLQVRLKEAGLEISPLAALIVMLLIASAVGLGLWYARLLVWPLAVAVGAGSGWVLFNVTLGGLRARRVRAFNNALPDCLDILARGLRAGQPIPAALAVVAQHARGIAQEEFRRCCEELKLGVPLIRALAGVATRIGSPEAHFVTVATNLQSETGGNLVETLENLAEQLRDRKKLRKKAAAMSAEIRVSAVILSSLPFVVAIVLYIMNPGYLNPLVIDPRGQVMAGAALFSLCLGIFSMYKLSRLDV is encoded by the coding sequence ATGACCCCGATCATTGTCTATTTCGTGCTGAGCTTTCTAACCTGCCTGATCCTGGGGTTTTCAGGCCTTATGTTGCTCGATCGTTCGCGTCGCTTGCGTCGCGCGCGGCTTGTGCGTTTCAGCTCGGATCATCCGGGGCGGGCCACGGCCCGAGTAATGCGCCGCCTGGACGCCTTGCAAAACACAGAAAAGGACGGGTTGCGCCATACAAAGGGCGGGGTGGTTGGCCTGCTTCAGGTCCGGTTGAAAGAGGCCGGGCTGGAGATTTCGCCGCTGGCCGCGTTGATCGTGATGCTGCTGATCGCGTCGGCTGTTGGGCTGGGCCTTTGGTATGCGCGGCTGCTTGTCTGGCCTTTGGCCGTTGCTGTCGGAGCCGGATCCGGGTGGGTATTGTTCAATGTGACGCTTGGCGGCTTGCGGGCCCGTCGGGTGCGGGCCTTTAACAATGCCCTGCCCGATTGCCTGGATATTCTGGCGCGCGGCCTGCGTGCAGGTCAGCCGATTCCGGCAGCGCTTGCGGTCGTGGCGCAGCATGCGCGTGGGATCGCGCAGGAGGAATTCCGGCGGTGCTGTGAAGAGCTGAAGCTGGGCGTGCCGTTGATCCGGGCGCTGGCGGGTGTTGCCACGCGGATCGGTTCGCCCGAGGCGCATTTCGTGACTGTGGCCACCAACCTACAGTCCGAAACCGGCGGGAACCTTGTCGAGACCTTGGAAAACCTGGCCGAACAGCTGCGTGACAGAAAGAAACTGCGCAAAAAGGCCGCCGCCATGTCCGCCGAAATCCGCGTGAGCGCGGTGATCCTGTCCAGCCTGCCGTTTGTGGTGGCCATTGTGCTGTACATCATGAACCCCGGCTATCTGAACCCGCTGGTGATCGACCCCCGCGGCCAGGTGATGGCTGGTGCCGCATTGTTCAGCCTGTGCCTGGGAATTTTCAGCATGTACAAGTTGTCACGTCTCGATGTTTAG
- a CDS encoding CpaF family protein: protein MSEVAILPQESLDRLQVVIETRLAQVAQAGETIGWHEISSAIDWYEAQTGQSVPRADQRALMQHFAPPTQPAPAAASPRAERVAPNSYMPGFAKRLNALSRKILPEALTLLDLQALSALPPEAQRDTIRDAVLSACAAQKLDLNGAESADLVSYVVDDMMGFGPLERLLADDDVSDILVNGPQKVYVERAGQLELTDVSFRDDQHVMNIASRIVSQAGRRVDESTPLVDTRLADGSRINVTIPPLAVDGPTITIRKFPKDELTLADLTSRNTLSPQMAELLRIAAHLRLNILFSGGTGAGKTTMLNAVSREIPANERIVTIEDAAELRLQQPHVVRLETRPPTIEGTGEVSMRHLFRNALRMRPDRIIIGEVRGDEALDMLQAMNTGHDGSMSTVHANSPREALTRMENLIAMSGVPLSADFVRDQLKDALHLIVQISRMHDGVRRVTSIAEVVGMEGKVISMQDLFRFDRVQGRVGEEITGTFQSCGTLPHFIDRAKEHGLDNSVRDLLVDRS, encoded by the coding sequence ATGTCTGAAGTTGCGATCCTGCCCCAAGAGAGTCTGGACCGCTTGCAGGTCGTGATCGAGACCCGCCTGGCGCAGGTCGCGCAGGCGGGCGAGACAATTGGCTGGCACGAGATCAGCAGCGCGATCGACTGGTATGAAGCACAGACCGGCCAAAGCGTGCCGCGTGCCGACCAGCGCGCGTTGATGCAGCATTTCGCCCCCCCGACCCAGCCCGCACCCGCTGCGGCATCCCCGCGTGCCGAACGCGTCGCGCCAAACAGCTATATGCCGGGCTTTGCCAAACGGCTGAACGCGCTGAGCCGCAAAATCCTGCCCGAAGCACTGACGCTGCTGGATCTTCAAGCGCTGTCAGCCCTGCCGCCCGAGGCACAGCGCGACACCATCCGCGATGCGGTGCTTAGCGCCTGCGCTGCCCAAAAGCTTGACCTGAACGGGGCCGAAAGCGCCGATCTGGTCAGCTATGTGGTCGATGACATGATGGGCTTTGGCCCGCTTGAACGGTTGCTGGCTGACGATGACGTCTCTGATATTTTGGTCAACGGCCCGCAAAAGGTCTATGTCGAACGAGCGGGCCAGCTTGAGCTGACGGACGTGTCCTTTCGGGACGATCAGCATGTAATGAACATTGCAAGCCGCATCGTATCGCAAGCAGGCAGGCGCGTCGACGAGAGCACCCCGCTGGTCGATACCCGTTTGGCCGATGGCAGCCGGATCAACGTGACCATCCCGCCGCTGGCGGTGGATGGGCCAACCATCACCATCCGCAAATTTCCCAAGGACGAACTGACCCTTGCCGATCTGACCAGCCGCAACACCCTGTCCCCACAAATGGCCGAACTGTTGCGGATTGCGGCCCACTTGCGACTGAACATCCTGTTCTCGGGCGGTACGGGTGCTGGTAAAACAACCATGTTGAACGCCGTATCGCGCGAAATTCCTGCAAACGAACGGATTGTCACCATCGAGGATGCCGCGGAACTGCGGCTGCAACAGCCCCATGTGGTGCGCCTGGAAACCCGTCCCCCGACAATTGAGGGCACCGGTGAAGTGTCCATGCGCCACCTGTTCCGCAATGCATTGCGGATGCGCCCCGACCGGATCATCATTGGCGAGGTTCGCGGTGACGAGGCATTGGACATGCTGCAAGCCATGAACACCGGCCATGACGGGTCGATGAGCACGGTACACGCCAACAGCCCCCGCGAGGCCCTGACGCGGATGGAAAACCTGATTGCGATGTCCGGTGTGCCCTTGTCCGCAGATTTTGTCCGCGACCAGCTGAAGGATGCACTACATCTGATCGTGCAGATTTCACGAATGCATGATGGTGTGCGGCGCGTGACCTCGATTGCCGAAGTGGTCGGGATGGAAGGCAAAGTCATCAGCATGCAAGACCTGTTCCGCTTTGACCGCGTGCAGGGACGTGTCGGTGAAGAAATCACGGGCACATTCCAAAGCTGCGGAACCCTGCCCCATTTTATCGACCGCGCGAAAGAACACGGGCTGGATAACTCTGTGCGCGATCTGTTGGTGGACCGCTCATGA
- a CDS encoding CpaD family pilus assembly lipoprotein, with the protein MIMHFLKARGAIAIFALGTALSGCSVPQMGVGAVDRMSAAYVETQHTYRFGAKSSGLSKSERAGINHFLRQNALRKGDVLIVTIPTSGSPRTDAGRQETMHAALSFVPSRVRIGMDQSFTTYPSVPRQTGLIRLVRASGVRVECTPGVEDLGCASAINLAVMVHEPGDVLAPAETARTARK; encoded by the coding sequence ATGATTATGCATTTTCTCAAGGCGCGCGGCGCAATCGCCATCTTTGCACTTGGTACAGCTCTCTCCGGTTGCAGCGTACCGCAAATGGGTGTCGGCGCGGTTGACCGGATGTCGGCAGCCTATGTCGAGACCCAACACACCTATCGCTTTGGTGCCAAGTCTTCGGGGCTTTCGAAATCGGAACGTGCCGGGATCAACCATTTTCTGCGACAGAATGCCCTGCGCAAGGGCGACGTGCTGATCGTAACCATTCCCACCAGCGGTTCGCCCCGCACAGATGCGGGACGTCAGGAAACCATGCATGCTGCGCTGTCATTCGTGCCATCGCGGGTCCGCATCGGAATGGATCAAAGCTTTACCACCTATCCGTCGGTGCCCCGTCAAACCGGGCTTATCCGGCTTGTTCGCGCCAGCGGCGTGCGGGTCGAATGCACGCCCGGAGTTGAAGATCTGGGCTGTGCCAGCGCCATCAACCTTGCTGTCATGGTCCATGAACCGGGCGACGTGTTGGCCCCTGCCGAAACAGCACGGACAGCGCGAAAATGA